The DNA sequence TACGAAGTGAGCGGGGAAATAATAAAATCGTAAACCGATCCTTCCTCGACGAGGTTATCAATATATAAAAGACTGCAAGGAACAACGGCCTGCGGCAGTTCACGACGAACTAAGTCGTCACTCGCTAATACGTTTGCGACGTGGGTCGTATTCGCTTGTACGCCTGATGCAACCGTCACCCGACTCAATGTCGACGAGCCGGGAGCAGTTGTCGTCTCGTGCTTGTAGCGTCGCCACCTTTTGTGTTGTTGCCACCGTTTGAACACTGTGGTTACCCCCTCGCTTTCCTCGATAGTGTGTGCCGAACTTGTTTTTTTATGCAAGAATGGGCACGTATGAACGACATCGCAGGGGAACTCATGGCGGCGCAGGGATGGGACGCGGTTTCACCCGGCAGGGGCACAACTGTTACCTTGTCAGAACCGTCGCTTATGTTTCGCTCGTCCACTGGCCTAACCGCGCGAGTAATTGCGGGAAGGAAGGGACGTCTAAGTCAGAACTGCCGTGATCCCGCACGGTGTCGTACGCTCGCACGACAGTGCCGTAATATTGCAGTTTACCGCTGTTCATAATGAGTAGCTTGTTACTCAACTGTTCTATTTCTTGGGCATCGTGACTGGAGTAGAGGATTGTCTTGCCACGTGTGCCGAGTTTCTTAATGAATGTCACAATGTCTTGCTTCGATTGAATGTCGATGCCGACAGTCGGCTCGTCCATGATGAGAATGTCCGGATCGTGCAGCAAGGCGACGGCGATGTTCAACTTGCGCTGCATGCCTCCCGACAGACGACTCACTTTTGTCGTTACCTGCTGCGTTAACCCGACGATGTCCGTTATGTGCGCGATACGCGCGCGGGATACGTCGGCACCGGCCATTTTTGCCCAAAACGATAAATTGTCTCGCACTGACAGATCGGTATACAGCGCCAAGTCTTGCGGCACGTAGCCAATTCCCCGGCGCACAGCTTTCACCTGTTTTACACTATCCTTCCCGTCGATGGCGATCGTTCCCGCGGAAGGTTTCAACACGGTAGCGATCATTTGCATGAGCGTCGATTTTCCAGCCCCGTTTGGACCGACGACACCGACGAGATCGCCACGTCCGATGTGTAACGTAAGCGGTTCGACGACTGTTTTTTTCGCGTATGACTTTGTGAGTGCGTTAAGCGCGATCATGACGTCCCTCCAACAGTAGCAAACTTATACTTAACAACACGACACCCGCGGCGGCAAACACGCCGAGCGACGGCAAAATCTTTGGGACGGTCGTCCAAAAATCGCCTTCACTAAGCGTCCCGCGCACGGCCGACAGCAGCCACTGTTGCGGCGTTAGCGCGGCGAGCGATGCAAATCGGCTCGATACTTCGGCCAAGTTAATAAAGCTGCCGCCGATGACGCTCGTTGCGACAACTGTCATTAAGCCGAATAAGTGCATCTGCTTGTGCCCCCGTGCAAAACTGGCAAACAACGTAGCGATCGAAAAACAGGCGCCGATATACGCGGAGACGACGACGCATACGAGCACTATCCGCCACCAAGAAAGCGAAGCACCGGAAATAAAGTAGCCCGCCGCAAGCAGAAAACTGACAAACACGAGTAACGAGGCACCACAGCCGTTGCCGACGATGTAGCGCAACTTGCTGGCACCAACGACTGACACACGTGTCAACACATGCTGTTGCTTCTCCTTGACCAGCCAATCGTTTAAGTAAAAAGTGAGCAACATGAGGGCGAGGGAAAGTAGTCCGAATGCCCGCATCCCTTCGTCAGTTAGTTTGTGCGCTTCCGTGGTGGGGGCGTCTGTGCTAGCTGTGTTGCGCACCTCGGGATTCACGTCCCCCGCTCCGTCTGTATCCTCGTTCGGGCGAGCCGCATCCACTTTGCCGCGGAGGTCATCGCTTTCGGTATCATCGCCATTCAGCGAAAGGACGTCGCCGCTTTCACGATATACCATCGTCGCCAGCGGTTCCGGCTCCCACTGTGCATCCGTATAGTGCCACGCTTCCTGCCACAGCGGTTTTTTTTCTTGCGCCGTAATGAGACCCTTCTCCGTATAGTAGGCGACGACGTCGTTCGCAGCCGTTGCATTGCTTACGAAACGCATAGTTTCACTCGCCACGACTTCTTTTAGTAAGCCGCTAGAGAGCGAGGCCGGCGATTCAATTAAGTCGACAAGCTCACGGTATTGCCCTTGCGCGATGTTCGCCTGAAAGCCCTCCTTAAAGACGAACGCAAGATCGGCCGTCTGTGCTTCAATGCGCCGTACAGCTTCTTTGCGCGAACACATTTCGAGAGCGACGTGCGGCGTCTTAGCGACACGGGCGATGACGGTCCGCGAATAGTCGCTGTCGTCTTCGTCGACGACGGCGATCGGAATTTTCCCTTCTACGACAGTTTTAGAGATGACCGTTTCGAGAAGGGCGACGACGAGGAGCGGCAAACACAACAATAACAGTAGCTGCTTCGGGTTATGTACGATGATTTTCATGCGGTAAAACATAAACGTAATAAACTGCTTGGCGCGCATCGCAACCTCACCTTTTATTGCCTATCAAATATTGCCTATCAAATATGTCTTTATCGACTTCTTACGCGATCTTTTAACCTCTCGCACAACGTTGCAGCCGCTAGAAGTAACAACGCGCTTACCGATAATACAGCGGCACTAGCCCAAACTTCGCTCGCCTCATCGAGGAAAAGCGCGTGTAACGTCGCTGACACGATCCATCTGACGAGTGTAAATTGGCTAAGCGTCTCAAAAACTTCCGGTAAATAGGCGAGTGGCAACACCGCGCCACCGACCACCGCCATACTGACGATCGCTGCGAGCGCTAGGAGCGCCTTGGCACCCTCTTTGAGCGGCAAAGAAGCAAAAAACGTAAACAACGCACTGACAGCGAGGACGGCAGTGAAGGTAGCGACGAGTAATAGCAGCAGTGATCCGCTCGCCGACAGATCGAAAGCCGACCCGTCTAATAACAGAGCAAGTAACAGTAAAACGCCTGCGACCTGTACGAGTAAAACAATCGATAGAAATGTAAAGTTAGCGACGACAGCCGTAAGCGGGCGGACCCCAAACAGCGCCAGCCGCTTTTGGAGTGCCTCGTTTTCTGCCGTCCCGAGTTGTGACAACCCGAGTAAACCGGCGAACGTCAGTAGCACCGTGCCACCCGCAACTGCATAGTAGTCATGTGGTGAGAATCCGCCTAGCGCCGATACCGTCTCTTCTGCAAACACCTGCTTCCGGCCTAACGTTTGCAAAGAATAGTCAGCGATGAGTTGTTTTAACGTCTGACTGAGCGCCTCGCTGTCCACCCCAGCCTCACTTAAGTAGTGGTAGACTGTATTGATACCGCTTTGCGCTGCAGTCACAAGACCGAGACCCGCTTCGAGCATCGACTTAAACAAGCTGGCCTGCAATGGCCGCTGTGCGTTGCCGATCACTTCGATCGGGACGTTTTTACCACTGCGCATCTCTTGCGCAAAGTTAGCTGGTAGCCGGACAAGTACGGCAACGCCATCTTCCGTAAGCAGCTGCTCTCCTTTTGCGTAATCGACGCGGACGAACCGGACGATCTTCTTAAAGTCGTCCGCCGCTTCAAACTGGCGGATTAACGTTCGCGTCTCAAACGAATTGTCTTCGTCGACGAGCGCCACTTGAAACGGTTCAACAAAGCGGTTATCCGCAATGAGAGGTTCCAATCCGTACGAGAGAAACGCAGCCAAAAAAAGTGGTGCCAACAGCATAACTGCTAGCGGAAATGGCTGTTTTAAGACCGCTTTTAGTTTATATGTAACGAGTGCAACAACTCTCATTGCATCGGTTCCACCTTAATAAGTACTATTAAATACGTATGATCATTATTGCTCTTGTGCGTAACTGGCCGTTTTTCTAGTTCCAGTACGTAAGGCATTGTCGCTAGCTATAAAAAAGAGGGCAAGTGCTGCACACACTTGCCACCTTCTGCTTTGCTGTTACTGTTGAACGAGGTTCGTTCGTCCTATAGCCCGAGCGAACCTTCGAACAACTGTTGGTTATTCATGATAAATTCTTGCAGGCGCTTCTGCATTTCCTCTACGATCTTTTGCAGTTCCTCGTCCGATTGCTCAGCGACGTTTACCCCTTCATTTTTCAAGTTCGGGAAGGTCGGTTTATCCTTAAAGCTCGTCTTCGACTTCACATCAGCGGTGAAACCGATGGTGCGCCCCAATCCGGCGTCGACACTAAGCCCGAAGTCAATTGCGGTATTTGAGTGACCTTTCCCGAGGTTTTGATCCGTCTTGCGATTGTAGTGACCGTTAATCGGCAGTTCATCCGCCCCGATTTCACTTTCTAACTCAGGACTTATTACCGTCACAGTGAAATCCGTTTTTTCGTCACCTTTCTTTCCTTTCGTCGTCGACTTATATGTTAAGCCGAATAGGTCTTCCTCGTGTTCCGTCACTTTTAGCGCGAAGTCGAGCGCGCGCTTGTTCTCACTCGTTACTGTTTTCGCACTCGCGTTAATTTTTCCGCCAACGTCTTCCGGAACCTTCATTTCCAACTTCCAATTGCTTTCATTCTTTTTGTCGTCTTTATCCCAGTCTTCCGATTTATAGGAAAGATCGACGGTTTCGTCGGCATTGTCTTTTTGAGCAATTTTCAGCTTCACATCGCGGCTAACGATCGTTTCGTTTTTGTCGACCAGGACGACCGCTTTATAGCCACCGGGAAACTTCACATCGTCTACGCCGTCCTTCGCTCTTTCGATAGCTTCTACAAGCTTTTCTTTAAATTCTTCCTTTAACTCCTCCCCATACGCCATCGGGAATTGGCCAAATACTTGCCCGTAAAGGAACTCGGAGAGACTTTTATCTTTCTCGATTTTACCTAATAATCCTTTCATTACTTTTTTCACTTCTGCCTCCGACAAAGAAACGGTCAGTTGGCGCATTTTTTCGCCGTGAAACTCGACATTTTTTTCTAATGTCACGTGCTCATCTTTAATAAACTGGGCCAAGTACTCCGCGTAGTCTTTACCGATTTCGTTTAATTCTTTGAGTGTTTTGGTCGCATCGGCTTCAATGAAGTACTCAATTTCTTCCGGTCCGTCGTATGTAGGATCCATGCGACGGGCAAATTCACCGAGCTCTGCGTTCGGTAAATACAAGTAGTCGTCGTACAATACCGGTACTTGAAATCCTGTTTCTTTTTTCGAGTGAAACAGATTCACGTCGGCAATGGGCGTATCGTTCAAATGGTAGCCCATCGAAACGGCAGCCTTTTCTTTTTTCGGGTCCAGCTTACTGACTATTTTAATCTTTGAGTCTTCCAACAACTTCTGTACCATCGCGAGATCCGGAACTTGACTTTCCATCCCGTCTGCTTGTAACCCGAAACGAACTTCCATCTCGTTAACCGACGGTTCTTTCCCCGATTTTTCCGCCAGTTCCCATTCGTCCTTGTACGTATCTTTTAACGACTCTATCGCTTTTTCGTACGTGTTTACTTCTGCCGCTAAATATAGTTCGAGCGGACTCTTGCTAAAAATAAACGCGTATGATAACCCGCCTGCAACGAGCACTAAAACGGCCACTAGGGCGATGATCATGAACCCTTTACCTTTGCCTTTCGGCGCGGGTTGGTTCGGATTCACTTCCGTTGACATGTCGCTCATTTAAGTCCCTCCACCTTTTTTGTTTTTTTTCAGAGCAAATAACTATTTGTCTTATATGTATATATACGCAGGACGTCACGCTAGGTTCCGCATATATTTTAAGAAAAAACTTATTCATGTTCCGTTATAAACTAGCGAATAGTTATAGATGTCAATTTTTTATATTTTTCTTAGCTGCTAAATGGTGAAATTTACGCTTGCAACGTATTCACTGTCATTCGAGGAGACGGAAACACGAGCTATTTACCCTGATTCTACTACTCTAGCAAAAATGAGTACGCTGATCAATCGGCAAATTTCACTTCTCTTAAAGGAAAATAATTCCAACAGCTATTGTTTCAATAGCGATCCCTTTAAAAGCCCGGTGAAAAAGTCGTCATCGAAGTTATAATCGTATAAAATAGAGTGAGTGACAAGATCTTGTGAAATGAGGTATGTGTCAAGCTTTACTCGACGACCTTACAGGATCAAGGATTTAAAGACCTAAATATGTCATTCCCTAACGTTCACTTGTTGTCCGCCCTTGAGGAGTTAACTCTTCAAGGACGGCGATTAACCACCTTATCCAAATACCCAATAGCACTTGAAGCTGATGCGGCACCTACTTGGATCCTGCCAACTTGAACCCCAATGTGATCCGACTTACCTATTCGCCTCGCATGGCGTTTTAGTTTTTGTGTCACTTGGCGGTTGGGCCAGACAGTTAATAATGCCTGTCTCAACGTCCCATTGGTAACGCCTTGTTGTACTTTGGCGATGGCTTGAGCCCCTTCTTCACTCCAGTACATGCCACGACGTTTCATGCGGTATGCCAGACGTCTCTGGTTCGATTCCATGCATCCCATCCTACGAGCATTTTTTGGCACGTCTGGACTAACCTCACGCCAGTCGCAGAGGATCTCCCAGTGCCCTTCAAGATACTTCTGCATGTTCTCGATACGCTTTTCCTCTCGCTCCGTCTCTGCATTTCCCTGTGCCGTATCAATCACCGCTTTAAACCTATCCTTATTTTTTTCGGATATTGCCTTTTCAATTTGAGGAATGAGCCTTGGCTGGCGGCTCAACCCGCGACGAATACTCCTCTTTACGTGAAAAGGATCCAATTGGCGGACAACCGATGTCGCTTCAGAAAAGGTATTTTGAACGCGTTCCTCAGAGATCCATGAAGCCGCATCCGCATTAGTCGCCACATGTGTATGTGAGAGATCCCAACGATGTCGAATCGCTGCATAACCTATTTCCCAAAAGTCATCCACCGATTCAACGGTAGAAAAGACGTGACGATCTGTTAACGAGACACGCTGTCCGTTTTGCTCCCACCCGGTATAGGCAAGCATATTTTTGATCTCTATTCCTTTGCCTCTCCCTTTGACGTATAAGCCATCTGCTTCGCAATATAAGTGCTTAACGGACGGAGAGTTAGGAATTACCGTATCCTCAAAAATTCGATCCCTTTTTTCAGCATCCATGACAGCTTGAGCTTCACCTGCTTCTTTTACTAAGCGCTGAAACGTCGTATGGCTGATCGTTATACCGGCAAGTTTTTGCGTGACCTCTGAGGCGAGGCGGTAGGTCATTCCCGGCGCTGCAGCTAACTCTGCTCCGAGCATCATAAGGTCTGGGCTGTATCTTTTACGGCGTTTTAAACCGATTGCCTCATCGACAGGGTAATGTGCGTTTCCGTTTCGGTCGTACATCAAGTGGCGTTTATAGGACACTGTCCCAAAAAAACTGGTGAACTCCCGGCTGTCCAATCGCTCACTTTTCCAACCGTATTTTTCCTTGTAATGCGTCGTCATCATCTGATCGAGCTGCTCCAAAAATTCTCCGAACAGATCAGCCATCACTTCCATCAGGCGAATACGTAAGCTTTCCCAAAACGACAACATATCTGTAGACTGTTCCAAGATAGTAGCGATTTCTGGTATAATGGTTTTCAAGGAAGACCTCTCCTTTCGTGGTGGTTAGGAGTACTATTTAGGTCTTCCTTTTCTATATTCTCCCTCCAAATTCCTGCTAAAACCCTTCGAGAGAAATGTTACACATACTGAAATGAGCGTGAGAGCCTTGAAAGCACAAAAATCATCCGCAACCCAACCGCAACTGTTTCAATTCATCGATATGGAAGCACTCATACCCAAAAGTCATATTTTACGACAATTAAATGAAGCGATCGATTTCTCCTGCGTTTACGACTGGGTGGCTCCGTTATATACGGAACGAAGTGGACGA is a window from the Numidum massiliense genome containing:
- a CDS encoding ABC transporter ATP-binding protein yields the protein MIALNALTKSYAKKTVVEPLTLHIGRGDLVGVVGPNGAGKSTLMQMIATVLKPSAGTIAIDGKDSVKQVKAVRRGIGYVPQDLALYTDLSVRDNLSFWAKMAGADVSRARIAHITDIVGLTQQVTTKVSRLSGGMQRKLNIAVALLHDPDILIMDEPTVGIDIQSKQDIVTFIKKLGTRGKTILYSSHDAQEIEQLSNKLLIMNSGKLQYYGTVVRAYDTVRDHGSSDLDVPSFPQLLARLGQWTSET
- a CDS encoding ABC transporter permease, with the translated sequence MRAKQFITFMFYRMKIIVHNPKQLLLLLCLPLLVVALLETVISKTVVEGKIPIAVVDEDDSDYSRTVIARVAKTPHVALEMCSRKEAVRRIEAQTADLAFVFKEGFQANIAQGQYRELVDLIESPASLSSGLLKEVVASETMRFVSNATAANDVVAYYTEKGLITAQEKKPLWQEAWHYTDAQWEPEPLATMVYRESGDVLSLNGDDTESDDLRGKVDAARPNEDTDGAGDVNPEVRNTASTDAPTTEAHKLTDEGMRAFGLLSLALMLLTFYLNDWLVKEKQQHVLTRVSVVGASKLRYIVGNGCGASLLVFVSFLLAAGYFISGASLSWWRIVLVCVVVSAYIGACFSIATLFASFARGHKQMHLFGLMTVVATSVIGGSFINLAEVSSRFASLAALTPQQWLLSAVRGTLSEGDFWTTVPKILPSLGVFAAAGVVLLSISLLLLEGRHDRA
- a CDS encoding ABC transporter permease produces the protein MRVVALVTYKLKAVLKQPFPLAVMLLAPLFLAAFLSYGLEPLIADNRFVEPFQVALVDEDNSFETRTLIRQFEAADDFKKIVRFVRVDYAKGEQLLTEDGVAVLVRLPANFAQEMRSGKNVPIEVIGNAQRPLQASLFKSMLEAGLGLVTAAQSGINTVYHYLSEAGVDSEALSQTLKQLIADYSLQTLGRKQVFAEETVSALGGFSPHDYYAVAGGTVLLTFAGLLGLSQLGTAENEALQKRLALFGVRPLTAVVANFTFLSIVLLVQVAGVLLLLALLLDGSAFDLSASGSLLLLLVATFTAVLAVSALFTFFASLPLKEGAKALLALAAIVSMAVVGGAVLPLAYLPEVFETLSQFTLVRWIVSATLHALFLDEASEVWASAAVLSVSALLLLAAATLCERLKDRVRSR
- a CDS encoding DUF6583 family protein — its product is MSDMSTEVNPNQPAPKGKGKGFMIIALVAVLVLVAGGLSYAFIFSKSPLELYLAAEVNTYEKAIESLKDTYKDEWELAEKSGKEPSVNEMEVRFGLQADGMESQVPDLAMVQKLLEDSKIKIVSKLDPKKEKAAVSMGYHLNDTPIADVNLFHSKKETGFQVPVLYDDYLYLPNAELGEFARRMDPTYDGPEEIEYFIEADATKTLKELNEIGKDYAEYLAQFIKDEHVTLEKNVEFHGEKMRQLTVSLSEAEVKKVMKGLLGKIEKDKSLSEFLYGQVFGQFPMAYGEELKEEFKEKLVEAIERAKDGVDDVKFPGGYKAVVLVDKNETIVSRDVKLKIAQKDNADETVDLSYKSEDWDKDDKKNESNWKLEMKVPEDVGGKINASAKTVTSENKRALDFALKVTEHEEDLFGLTYKSTTKGKKGDEKTDFTVTVISPELESEIGADELPINGHYNRKTDQNLGKGHSNTAIDFGLSVDAGLGRTIGFTADVKSKTSFKDKPTFPNLKNEGVNVAEQSDEELQKIVEEMQKRLQEFIMNNQQLFEGSLGL
- a CDS encoding ISLre2 family transposase translates to MLSFWESLRIRLMEVMADLFGEFLEQLDQMMTTHYKEKYGWKSERLDSREFTSFFGTVSYKRHLMYDRNGNAHYPVDEAIGLKRRKRYSPDLMMLGAELAAAPGMTYRLASEVTQKLAGITISHTTFQRLVKEAGEAQAVMDAEKRDRIFEDTVIPNSPSVKHLYCEADGLYVKGRGKGIEIKNMLAYTGWEQNGQRVSLTDRHVFSTVESVDDFWEIGYAAIRHRWDLSHTHVATNADAASWISEERVQNTFSEATSVVRQLDPFHVKRSIRRGLSRQPRLIPQIEKAISEKNKDRFKAVIDTAQGNAETEREEKRIENMQKYLEGHWEILCDWREVSPDVPKNARRMGCMESNQRRLAYRMKRRGMYWSEEGAQAIAKVQQGVTNGTLRQALLTVWPNRQVTQKLKRHARRIGKSDHIGVQVGRIQVGAASASSAIGYLDKVVNRRP